In Pelmatolapia mariae isolate MD_Pm_ZW linkage group LG8, Pm_UMD_F_2, whole genome shotgun sequence, one genomic interval encodes:
- the LOC134632995 gene encoding PI-PLC X domain-containing protein 1-like, which produces MIFNEIITPSLERWRHALMSADKGKGNIKIANYTDWMSQLPSELWTIPLFKLAIPGSHDSVSYDLDTSSAIIEPDNLKRFSWIYCLRRIVRTWGMTQEYTITMQLEAGVRYFDLRIARKCNDHHPTRLYFYHGLYTSTDVETVLREIHAWTVAHPKEVIILAFSNFNGFEKNIKEKLHNHLIGFMKTMFGSKLVPPVGIPTLQNCWDQGKNVIVSYDYPANHHPEMWKKITYYYANSMDRAQVKSKISEALGKEKTSNCFFVCGLNMTLPADHRILIYILRLCDSFPNVIRRGLPKLLKWLKQQSGVNIVASDLATRKDFVSTVVELNSALMKP; this is translated from the exons ATGATCTTTAATGAGATCATAACGCCGAGCCTGGAGAGATGGAGGCATGCTCTG ATGTCTGCAGATAAAGGGAAAGGGAATATAAAGATTGCGAACTACACTGACTGGATGTCACAACTGCCATCTGAACTTTGGACAATTCCTCTCTTCAAACTAGCCATACCAG GAAGCCATGACTCTGTGAGTTATGATTTGGATACCAGCTCTGCTATTATAGAGCCTGACAATCTAAAACGATTCAGCTGGATTTATTGCTTACGCAGAATAGTACGAACATGGGGAATGACCCAG GAATACACCATCACAATGCAACTGGAAGCAGGAGTTCGCTACTTTGACTTGAGGATTGCTCGCAAATGTAATGACCACCATCCCACTAGGCTTTACTTTTACCATGGGCTGTACACAAGCACTGATGTTGAG ACTGTTCTCAGGGAAATACATGCCTGGACAGTGGCCCATCCTAAAGAAGTCATCATCCTGGCTTTTTCAAACTTCAATGGTtttgagaaaaacattaaagagaaacttcacaaccATCTTATCGGCTTCATGAAGACCATGTTTGGAAGCAAACTCGTCCCCCCGGTA GGCATCCCCACACTGCAGAACTGCTGGGACCAAGGCAAAAATGTCATAGTTTCATATGACTATCCAGCAAACCACCATCctgaaatgtggaaaaaaataacttaTTACTACGCCAATAGCATGGATCGTGCACAAGTTAAATCAAAAATATCTGAAGCCTTGGGAAAGGAAAAGACTTCCAATT GTTTCTTTGTATGTGGTTTGAACATGACTCTTCCAGCAGATCATAGGATACTCATCTACATCCTTCGTCTCTGCGACAGTTTCCCCAACGTTATTAGGAGGGGTCTGCCTAAGCTCCTGAAATGGCTGAAGCAGCAATCCGGCGTGAACATCGTTGCCTCAGACTTGGCAACTCGCAAGGATTTTGTGTCAACAGTTGTTGAGCTCAATTCTGCACTAATGAAACCATAA